atgtacattgtggcttgagatgatcaaccacaggtcaaatgcgtaaaaatttctaaaggctacccggtaggttgggccgcgctagtatcgtgccaaagtgaaattaaccgtggaattgagatcgaatcgAAATTGGAAAACTGGGtgtgtcacaagtcattttaggatcattgacttatctttggaagatttttcatgcaatcgagttctttggcaaattaaatccgaaaatggctaatttggctcgagaaatagTAGGCCTGCGTCTTTGgtcgtgcttttgggacttaagttggttatatggacaagtgaagatgtaaattgaagtgtggtgacattggattaattttatgaacttcaattggattcaattggaagagaattgaatggaattggagaaattagtgtacaagaattggaccccacggaaaatgaaatttgtaactgtggaagaggttgtggaggattgggtgagtggagtgtgatgtcacccatgatgtcatggtggtgggccatttttgtgggttaaagaaaagaaaaagaaaaaaaagaaaatggtccatcatctctctctctctctctctccttcttctctctcctcccctctctctctcccgttgcctctcttctccatttccatggtgcgaagaccagaaaaatgcagagaagaagaagccgcaCCCATGGCTGTCCACTCCTGCTCGcacgccgccgccgtccgccgccccGCGCCCGCGCGTGTGCGCCTCGCCGCTCCACTCCGCTCCGCTCCGCCCAGCTCGCGCCAGCAGCCACCGTCGTCGTCCTCACTTGTCTTCGCCTCCGGGAGGTTGTTCGGCCAGCCAAGGCCGCGAATCGGCCGCCATGAGCCACCGTGCGGCCCCGCCTTAGCCCGCCGGAGCTTCGCCTTGCCTCcgccgcccttggccgcctcaaccggcgccggatccgccctCCATCGGCCCCAAACAGAATCTGGAAAAATGGTTATGGCAGCgggtgtttggcccgttttggccgccttcccgagcccggatgctcggcccactttgaggaaagttgttctcctcggcgtccccgtcgttttggtccgctcggctcgctaatccggtgagtttagctcactaaacctcgcttagagggttaattatgcttagggaggtttattttatgttaagtattattaggttgttagtttaggttaattaagagtagatttgattaaggttgtggtttaatttaaaatgtgcttaattaagggtaagtatgtttatttaaaataagccttgatttgacataaatgaatttacttttgatttatttaaatgtctcgaaattattatataatttaataatatattttattcgaaattaataaaatattattatttaattattttcggaataaatttaattatttattaaattccgaaaattttgtcgaccctaaattctcagaattttcGTGCCGTCGGCTagtgtagtcagattttgaaattgataattggatattataaattgaatgtggattgtgaaaaatatgaatattattatttaattaattttcggaataaatttaattatttaataatccgaaaaattatttttggaccttaaattctcagaatttcgtgatgatcgctgctgtgcatttagaatttaaatttgatgaattgattgtggcaaatggagtgtgattgtgataaatagggattctttataaaatcctaagtgtagaaattgatgggagattggccgtgattaaccacctattagaggtcgtgcccagtgaggccgtgatgtaccacctatgAGAGatcgtgcctaatagggccgtgatgaaccacctatgagaggtcgtgcctaatagggctgtgatgaaccacctatgagaggtcgtgcccagtgaggccgcgatgtaccacctaggagaggtcgtgcccagtgaggccatgattgaccacctatgagaggttgtgcccagtgaggccgtgatgtaccacctaggagaggtcgtgcccagtgaggccgtgattgaccacctattagaggtcgtgcccagtgaggccgtgatgaaccacctaattaaaggtcgtgccgagtagggccgtgattgccactgtttgttaaaccttcctatagggtcgGGATTGaaagcaatgattgatttgctagaatgacatatAATCGGCCGAGTcaattgatcgctgagacgatccaagtggttgaattgtttgataatgtgattgtgccatggttgtttggttatcataattgtacgtggttgaattatataaatggTGCTAACTCGCGgatgaaggccgaggcgagataagtcttcgtgtgatgtggctaggccaccgggcgtattttctttctaataggggtttagggggttgaacttgctgagacatcgtctcatcccggttgtgggattaaaatttcaggtcctcggtggacggagcggccagatagctttggttgacattgaggagttgcagaggtgaagtcataagggttggagagcgtgtcctgctagttggttgtaggatagttccccttttgtcgagctggtctattttgtagaaagtctagtgttgtatttaaaccctttgtgtttgtaaatgagtgttggtattgtgattggttgcctgcttttctatcccaagttaaatgttgtcaggggatttatttcgcttctgcatgcgtaaataaaatgaatgggtcggcgacatatcctgggatgtcgcatttttgatcgaccgtagtgggatgtgcgcgagctcggggttcggggcgtgacactatGCGTACAAGCAATTCTTACCACTTAACTTAAAAGAAACAACCTGGCGGTGATGAGGTGATGACGATTGATAGATCAATCAACCAGGGGATCGAGGAGGATCGTGTAAAACTCCAAGATCATTCGGCCGTTTTGCAGAGAGAGCGAGAACTTCCAATCGAGCGCCTGAGAGCGATCGATCGAGGAAGAGTCAGTTTCCGAGAGaaaaccaagagaaaaagaaaaagaaacaaagagcaGGTTCTCCGTCTTTCTCGCATAGGCGAACACCGGCGGCGGAACCGGAAAGAACTCCCACTCCACTCGGCCGGAGACGGGAATTTCAGCGAAGGAGGAGGTTGCTCGCTTCTCTCGGTTGCTGTGGGAGAATCggcgagggagagagatttCCTCCCGCACAAGCTAAAGTTCACGAGCCTCACCGGCGTCGTCGCTGGCGCCGAAGCTGTTCTTCTCGGGCGCCATGTCAAAGCGCGGGGCTAGATCGGGGTGGCTACCGTGCGCGTTGACTGAATCAAGGAACGGCTGGCACCATTGCTGAAGGGCCCTAACCACCGATTCAGAGGAAGAGATCGTCGGTTTTGGAGACAGCCAAAGGAGAGAGAATCAACCAGAGAGAGAGCGCTTCAGCCCGCCAAAACTGATCGATCCCCCCAGAGAGAGAAGtcgttttagagagagagagagcatcccAGAGAGAGTCCGTGAGAgagcaagagaaaaagagagagcgagagaaaaagagagcccccttttctattattttttttctttcttttatattttctttttctctcctttttcttttcgttttccttatttcttattttttctcttttcatttcatttcatttttttctttttgttttcttttgttttctttttgttttcttttttctctttatttatttatttttggctctttatttttttatatttctgcaaaatggatgattaaaatgtcgacgaaaattttaggtgtcaacagctgctcACCTAAACACTTTTATCGTCGCATGGCAGAATAGATAGTGGTGCTTGTGCCTTCTGTAACGATGTACCGGATTCTATTGACCATCTGTTTTTTGGATGTCGTGTCACGGCCGGggttgccttcttttgggcgGCCAAATGCAATCTACCTTGGCATAACAGGTCGTGGGAGGATAATATCTGTTGGGCCACCGCCATGCTTATGGGAAATGAGTTTTATACGTGCATAGCTCGCTTCTCCTTCAAAGTGCTGTGTCATATTATTTGGAACAACAAGAACAGCATTCTCTTCAAAGAACAGCCTCTTTCTGTCCCAGTTATGAAGAACCATCTCTTCAAAGTGGTTAGAGATAAGGAGATCACTGTTAGGAATGTTGAAGATAACTTCAAGAATAGAAGGTTGCAGCAGAGCTAGGGTATTGACCCGGTCATCTTTTCGGTGGATCGTTAATTCCCTTCCTTTCAGCTAGTGCGTCTTGATTAAGGCAATTGGTGCAGCGACTTTTGCTGCTTCCTAAAGATGGTTCTCTCCCTACCTAAGAGCGTTTTGTATCTATTCACCGATTGTTCTTGCTGTGCTTTTCCTTTCTAGTTGTTAATGGATTGTCAAGACTGTGGCTTTTACACCCGGCATCTTTCCACTCATTATGATATGTTGTTTTGAGTGTGGGTTTTGATGCCGTGATCTTTTTGTTCAGTTGATCttttctcaatatatttattacctttcaccaaaaaaaaaaaaaagaagaagaaaactaatGAAACTAATCTTTCAATGGCAAACCCAATTATAAATGATTGATAAACATCGCAGAACTAGAACCAAACGTGAAATATTCAGCATCTATCATGCATTCTCCTACCATTACAAGCATCAGAAACACAGAAGCGAAACTGAACCGACTCTAATTGAATGGAGGGGCCACGAAATTCAACGAAAACGCGACGAACCCACCGTTTAGCGAAGAGAGAGGTGAGGAGGGCACGAAGAAAGATTGAGACCTTGATATCAGAGAAGGCCCAATCCGCAAGAAGCCGAAGCTCTTTCCCTGTTAATCTCCCACTTCTTCCTGCAGCTGCAACTACGACTGCGACGGGGCAAGCACGAAGTATGTTTGCTTTTTGTTATgcgcttttatttttttatggttgaaAGGAAAGTGAAATAAGAGAAACTGTTGGCCTTTTGCCGCCTGCAAACATTGGGCCTAACTTCATTGAgctgggctgggctgggctggcTTTAGATCtgattttcaagaatttttctttctttttttaccctttttctTCGACGCACAAATTTTCTtatcattgaatttataaaattactcattccttcttttcttcctcaaatGTCTTTAATCATACTTTAAATATACATTATTCGCCTATACTGATGTAGAGTTTCAAAACTCAATATCTATATAGTTAATAGTTAGTGCTGAAATTATCAATTCCATCtccctttttcatttcattaccctcattgagaatttttaaaatggaaaatCACGTAAATACACTTACATATGTACCACTGATTTTATTACTTCGGTATCTTTTTTCGCTTtcttaatcttattttttttgctaataTATAGATAACATTTACATTATCAAAATGTCTCTtgaaatttagggaaaaataaTTGTGACTACAAAGTATTTGAATGGGTAGTTTAAGGTTGAAGGTTTGATCCCTAAAGAAAGCAAAATATTAAAGTATCcaaggaaattttcaaataaagagcTAAAGTGGCCATGTCACAATTAAAGAAGGGTTGGACTTACTAGCTAGTCAAAGGCATTttgtcttctaatttttttacttttattcttttcttctttccttttcattttttcttttcattttcgcCAATTGTCAATCTCAAGCGATGGCTAGCTATCGACGATGCCCAAAGAGGGACAAGTGAGGCCCCTCTAAAGCCACATGGGAGAGCCGACATCATTTGGGCAACCTTCACTAGCCATAGGCAAGGCCAATCCTCGCTAGATCTAAGCGAGGGTCAGCTCACCAGTGCCTAGCGAGGACTCAGGCAAGGCGACCCTCGCCAGCGGCAAATGAGGGCTTATAAGACCTCGCCCAGGATTCAATCTTGTGAAAAATCGTGTCATTCAATTAACTCCGTCTAATTCAACTAATGAAACATGTTTGAAGTGGTATACTCTAGACTCTAAACTTTCGCATGACACACCCCTCTCTAACCTTTCACAAAAACGTCCGTTTCTTGAAATTCTAATATGAAAAAAagtggagggagagagatagagtcCTGAACTTTAGAGTTGACTCGCATTAGATCCCAAAGATTTCAAATGATACAACCTTATTGAACtttgaatagaaatgtgttCTTTTTCATATTAGATGGAAAAAATGGATGGAGTGCCGTGGAGCTAACTTATGCCTATTTTATTGAAGGTACTATTTATAGATTGTAAACAGAATTtcatatttggatttttttttttttttgttatagagattaaaattttatttttctttcaaatttcaacTGTAATTACTTTGTTTTTGTGAAAAAACTATCACTTCTTTTGGTGACACGGTGGTGACTGGCGATAGCGGCAATTGATCGGTGAGTAAGGATGATAGCAGGAATAGTTTGATATAGCTATATAACTGTTTCCTAAACTCAAACCCAGATAATCTAAATATAACCTGGTCCAATTGCAAGATAAAGTTTTAGATGGTGTCTCAAACTTGTCCACTTATCATTAAGAGACtccaaaaaatcttttttgaacCTAACTATGCATTATTAGTTAGATAATTTTGTGTGTATTAGGCAtgttgacaccaaaaaaatTGCCCAAGTCCCTGACCGTCGACTCGGATTGGAGGAGATCAGCAGAACATGGTTGAGGTAAAATTCACTTAATCCTTTGGGTTGGCAACTATGGGCAATCAACAAAAGTGATGAGAAGTCACCGATAGGTGATGCAATAAAAAATATACGGAGTCTTGAGCCACGAGTGTCGAGGAACAAGATTTGGTTTAGTTGATGAAGGAATTGAAACTGGAGTGAAGATCGATAAATTAAGGACTAGAAAAGTGTTCAGGACACGAAATCAACAGTCTCGAGTACAACCATAATGACCCATTCATTTGTAAAGCCAGCACGATCATCAAATTGCGAAGCCATAATTCTCAAAAGCCATGAATGATAATGGCCGAGAAACATGAGCTGTTGTAACTGCGAAGAGGAGTGGCAAGCTGTGGAAGTACTCGTTGACGTGGGGCAAGTGATGAGGCCATAATGATCGAGTAGTGAGTATTTTAGTAATTGTTTATTAATACATGCTGCTAAATTTTAGAAGTCGCGTAGAATatcatttgtcttctttgtaACTGTTGTTAACCGTCGTCTAGTAGCTATAAATATCAGGATTGAAATTTGAAGAAGGTATGACTGTAATTTGAAGAAGGAATGACCAATCAATCAACGAACACTAGTTGTTCGATTTCATCTTCTTGTTATGTTTACATTCCAATACCTCTTTACATGATTGGTAGCGATTGTTTCTAGTCTTTGTACTTCTAATTTTCTTGTCAGTTCGcgtttcctatcaaataatcaGCAAAAGACTCATCATATCCTGCATCAATTGGTTCATCTATCCATTCTTTAAAATATGCTTTGTTGATATTTTTGgcgaaataaaataatactAATATTTTTAGAGCAATGTAACCAGCTAGTTTCGagtttcaaataaataaataaaaaatccaaaccccatttaattttctaaatagaAACTCAAACAAGTCTCGCAATTCCTAAATCCAACCTTAGTCACGACTCTACTGCTAGGTGGGAAACCCGATGTTACCGTGCCCATGATCATTGACATGGAAAAGATGACTCGGgactttttatttatgtatttaattTGTTAATGAATGATAGAAAACATGTACATTTATACAAATTTCAAGGTGGTGTCCAATACTCGAAAGATTAGGGATCTAAGTGTAAAATTTTATAGGATCACacccaattattttaaaagttttagtcaTTATAACTTCTACTTTGAATATTCGCACACCAATTACATTCTTTTTTATGTATAAATTAAGTAACATCGTCTCTATCCAGCACTGTGAAGACTCAAAACCCTCAAGCCCTCCTGTGCGAGTTCACTTTGTACTTTCCTTGAGAAAATTGTGCTGTGCTTGACTTTGCAAAACAGGCCCAAGGCAGGTCTGGCTAGATTCGGATTGAACCAACCCCCAACAATACTCTGTCATGCAATGCATGGGAATGGACTTCTGAACTCACTTTTGATAGAACTGAGTTGTTTGTGGTGATTGGATTGGATGCAATGAGGAACACACGGATAATAAATCAATGTCTATAAACGAGGGTAAAATGTATGACATATGTAGTACATATGCAATGGAAAATAGTTTTCCGACATTGCTGAGGAGCACTTTACTGGACACATATTTGATGCCTCATTCTTGTTTTCCgatatttcaaatttaaggATCTGCCTCTCCCATGATTAATTTCAACTGTTGGAACAGAAACACTAATGTCCAGGTCATAATCTGCTGAATCAAGCGACTATGTAGTTCTCTGACTGAATGCGTCAATGACTTGACAAGAATTTCTTCGGTCTCTCTTCTAACCCACTTATGAGTTGTGTATCAGTTGGGACTGCAACTTTTAACCGCAAAACAAAagcactgaaaaaaaaaatcaatggaaaTCTGGAGATCTCGCCTGTATACATAAGTGCCGCGACTCTGCGTCACGAAAAGAACTCGTTGACGAAAATTGGAATGTGGTTTGAAAGTTATCAATGCCGGATGACTATCTATTTAACTCGTGCTTCGGTTCAGCGTCTCGTTGTACTGAAGATACGATATCTGCCTCTGGAGCTTCATTTGCTCGTAGAATTTGGCTATGAACTCCTCCGCTCTTGAGTCGATCCCCCGCTCTTCCTCCTCACATTGGATCCTCCCGTTGTCGTCGTAGAAGCACTCTTGCTCATCTGCGTTTTCTAGGAAGAAGCTCTTCTTCGTACTGTCATATCCATTATAAACTCCATTGCCATCCTCGTCATCGAACTCCATATCGAAATCGACTTTCGGGTTGACGCACGGGAGCATGAATCGCATGGACCCAGGCCGGTGCATCTTCACGTGGACAATTGGCGTCCTCTCGAAGGAGAGCTCCCGCTCACCGTACCAGATGTGGCCACGAGGGGTCGCCCCATGGCCAACGGTCTTGAGGAACTTGGGCACGAGCAGGCGGATCTGCAGCTTGAATGCCCCACCTCGCCTTCCCCAGAGCAGCGAGAGGCGCAGGAGGTTCCACGCCCGGCGAGAGATGCTGGACTTGTTTGCCTTGGCCATCTTTTCGGGCTCCCTCTGTTGATACTCAGATAGAGGTATGAGTGAGCGATGAAGGTGTGGATGTGTGCAGAGGGATCAAAAAGCTGGTGTGCGTTGTGTGATCTGAGAGAGAATGAGCAGAGTTCGGAGAGTTTATATACTGGATGCGAGATGTCGCACAATAACGCGGCGTTAGAGAAAGAGGACAGAGCAAGAGCTGTTTGGTGTGGGGACGGGAATGAATAAGGGTGGTGTGAACTGGTAAGCAACACGGCTGTACGCGGACTTCGATAGATCTGCTGGATCTTTGTTGTGTTTATTTGTTCCTTTCTGCTTAGGAGccgcaaatatatatatagagccTAGGAGGCGCAAAGAGACCAAAACATCCCTGCTTTGTCAAGAAATTTATCCCAAACCCTTGCTTATTCTCAATCatacacctctctctctctaccctgaTCTGCCGCAGACTCGACTTTGAGGGGgtgggaaaaggaaagaaagagggcAGTTCGATCTGTCCAAAATGTGTTATGCTAATGTCTTGGTCTCTCAATAGGTGACTTTGAGATGTAAAGTTATCCCCTAAAGTTAATCCGTCTTGTGAAAAAGGTTAAAAATTGTGTTGTTTGGCGTAGTTGGTCGGGGCACTAGACAATTTCTAACTTGGGAAGTAAAAGttacattttcaaaattcaaaaactacATGCAACCTGCTCTAAGTCAGGGCTACATGCGTGGGCCAAGCCTTGGATTAAGACCAAATCACCGGACTTGTCGGGTGTTCAACCAACTTTCGGGCCACTAAACCTCCGCAAGGTTTTAGGTAATTTATGACTAATAAACTGAATCATATTTACAAATTTCACCAACTGCCCGTAAACAATTACTAAGGCTTATAGAGTACTTCACGACCTCTGGATCGTCGGACATCTACTCTTATAGCCCAATTCCCAAGAATATATAATAATCCACGGCATCAATGATCAAGAGGCGATGACTTCTACCAGTTCCTTCTTTCGGGTCCGCCATTGGTCCCGGACAACAGAACTCTAATGAAGTTGTTACTACATTTTGAATAATAAGCCACTTAAACAAAAGTTTTCTGGACTTTGCCCTTAGTAAACGCTTATTAgttataaaagatttttatatTGCAAAGGCCGATTACGAATtatttgagagagagacagacagataCAGAGATGATTGGTGGAGCGTTGGATTTTTCTAAACCGTGTGAGCAGTTTTCCCTACTCATAGGATGCTTCCTTTTTTCTGACTGACTTAATCTCAAGTCAAAACCAAAGTACCTAAACATAAGTTATCTTCACGCAGCTGAAAACTGCAGTGCAATCCAGCGCAAAGATAATACGTGACAAATCGACAACCCCAACAGCAGAGAAATACACGAAAGCCAGCCAATTTACCGtgtccaatatatatatatatatatatatatatatatatatatatatatatatatatatatatatatattatgcaCAGAAAATGACTTCAATTCATTGTGAGGGACCCAAAAATTCATGCACATAGTAAccatcccaaaaaaataaatccatGTGCATCCAATAAATATGTACCGCAAACATCATCGTGTAAGAATATAAGACGCTCGCATATGTATCTTTCACGTAATTTTCTGTGAACTTTATATTAGAAAAAcgaaatgaaatcatttttacTCCAACAACTGCATGGAATCATGTTGGAAGAAAGAATGTTGTTATGCTAATTTGCCAGCTGTTCATCAACCTCAAATGGATAACCTAATTCACACGTAAGGAGAAAATGCCAAGCTTTCATACCAACCTATGATTTCTCGGATCATGTTTGGATGTTTTGCCAGCCAGACTACATATAATTCATTCTCTAGAAAACTTTGCATGGAACATTTGTTTCTTTCAAAAGTGATGCACATTTAGATCCCAAAGATTTTATAAATGATACAACCTTACCAACTTTACACTGAACTgtgtgttttttcatttttagatggaaaaaatggatgaagattagcctttttattttctattccgCATTTTAATTGTCATTGCTAATCACTTTGCTTCTTTTGGCAATATAGCGGTGATAGTGATGAACGGGTTGAGGGATAAGGTTGATAGCGAGAATAGTTCCATATGAGGTCTCAAATTTGTCAGCTTAACAATAAGGGAACTCAAAAAAGTCTTTCTAGAACCTAATTAATTACGTgcgtatttttatttttgattttttaataagtaAATACAATAGCAAAAAGATAGATAATATGATTAGTAAAATAACATAATGTGCTTTAGCATAAGTCTAAATTTATAGAGCAACGAAGGTAACGCGGTTTCGAGTTTCATCGTACGCATCGACAAAGTCCAAGCCCTGAAACTCGAAGTAAGTAAGAAAAAGGCCTGGGTGGAAAGGGTAAGAAAGGCCTACTTTCAGAGAGTTTTTCTTTCCGCTGGGCTTGAGCAGCCTTGTTCATCGTGGCCCAAGCGCAGTTCTTCGTTTTCGAGTTTCTGTCGCTAACATTGCTCGAGCTGCTCCGGACCTGGCTTTGGCTTCCTGCGGATGACTGAAATTGTTCTAAGCTTTCCAGATGTTGAGATGTGTAACTCTAGTAGGTTCGTCTCCTGTTGCTGGTCCTCCCAGCAGTCCACTCTTTTAGCCAAAGGTCTCTGTCCCCAGCCGACCACATTCCCAAATTGACGATTGCCTCCATTTCCTTTACCAAACTTTGCCGATGCCGTGATGATCTTGTTCCTTTTTCCGCATGCCGAAAGTCCTTATCAGGGAAGCATACGCCTTTCGTCAGTTGACACCATAAGGAGGAGGGGTCCTGAGCCATTCTCCATGCTTGCTTTCCTAACATGATTTTGTTGAAAGTGAGCAAGTCCCATAAACCAAGTCCTCGATCATCCTTCCTAGTCTTCAAAACTTCTCATTCTCTCTGATGAATTCCGATGAATTCCCAATTTGGCTCTGTTATTTCTTCTGTAAAAAGGCTGCTATTTTTTGCTCAATTGCTTTACAAattgaaacataaattttaaagatagacatAGCATACTAGGGTAGAGGTTTTTATCCTAGTTTTAATTAAGACTTTACATATACCTGAAAGATTAGGGAGcagattatttccaaaattttcaacgGATATTCATTGTGGAGATAGGCCCAAAACTGATCAGGGGAAAAGCTGCCCATTTTGCTTAACCGTAAGCTAAGATTCAATCAATTTACATTTTTGAGGGAATGTCGTGCATATCAATATTTCAAGACTCGTAATTACTCATCAAATAATCAATATTTTCCTTAACCAAGGAAGTATTTTGTAGATAGATATTGATACTGAAGTTTTTAAGACGAAATAAACATAATTACGATGGAGCTAAGGCGTTTACAAATGTTCGGAAGCGTTGATCACATCAGGAAATTCTCGCTAAAAAGTCGTCGATGATTTGCTAAATTTATCTTGGCAAAAGTTAAGATGGACGTCTCTGCatatatatagcaaaattcCATCCTCTCTCGGATCTCCCCTTCTCTTTGCGAGGAGAGACCCAGAAGAACTATTAGGACCCAGAAGAGCAAAACGCCCTCATTTCTCCTCCCATATTGAAGGTCGCAAATATTTCGCATCACCGCCTCCTCACCGTTGCCactgccgccgctgccgctaAATGCCTACCAAGCACAACATGC
This region of Eucalyptus grandis isolate ANBG69807.140 chromosome 8, ASM1654582v1, whole genome shotgun sequence genomic DNA includes:
- the LOC104456717 gene encoding uncharacterized protein LOC104456717, which encodes MAKANKSSISRRAWNLLRLSLLWGRRGGAFKLQIRLLVPKFLKTVGHGATPRGHIWYGERELSFERTPIVHVKMHRPGSMRFMLPCVNPKVDFDMEFDDEDGNGVYNGYDSTKKSFFLENADEQECFYDDNGRIQCEEEERGIDSRAEEFIAKFYEQMKLQRQISYLQYNETLNRSTS